A region of Gracilinanus agilis isolate LMUSP501 chromosome 3, AgileGrace, whole genome shotgun sequence DNA encodes the following proteins:
- the LOC123239005 gene encoding caspase-13-like isoform X2 produces MAEQKKDLWDVLKTSAKKIVKGVCDDLIEQEVFNKNEIKNMGKQLSSVKDKSEDLLKVVTHKSSQIGEIIAKRVLTSARQLQSGTQRADENLEPTENEGMSQAVTSLLSAPPAIQAAEYLNKVKLSPTEFYYELSEAKREEIYSVMEKGSRTRLALIICNTQFDHLNELNKAQFDIERMKELLQDLGYSVEVKKELSSVDMESVLKQFAARPEHQSSDSTFLVFMSYGTTAGICGIKHKQLEPDVLANDTIFRIFNNSNCSRLRHKPKIIVIQECQEGIISEQGAMAASAESYNQSSSNDPKGFEKDAARKEHVEKDFICFHSVTPNDISLEDNQESSLFVTLLTDCFQQYSWCCHVEDLFKKVQKSFATSQVPIQMPTIERQSMTRYFYLFPGI; encoded by the exons ATGGCTG AACAAAAAAAGGATCTATGGGATGTGTTAAAGACTTCAGCCAAGAAAATAGTTAAAGGTGTTTGTGATGATTTAATTGAGCAAGAGgttttcaataaaaatgaaataaagaatatggGCAAACAATTATCATCAGTCAAGGACAAGAGTGAAGACTTGCTTAAGGTTGTCACTCATAAAAGTAGCCAAATTGGTGAAATTATTGCGAAAAGAGTATTGACATCTGCAAGACAACTGCAATCTG GAACTCAAAGAGCAGATGAAAATTTGGAGCCaacagaaaatgaagggatgtcccaGGCAGTGACTTCCCTCTTATCAG cACCTCCAGCTATCCAGGCTGCTGAATACCTTAACAAGGTCAAACTAAGTCCTACGGAATTCTACTATGAACTGAGTGAAGCAAAGAGGGAAGAG ATATATTCGGTTATGGAAAAAGGATCCCGAACACGCCTAGCCCTCATCATATGTAACACTCAATTTGACCACCTCAATGAGCTAAATAAGGCTCAGTTTGACATTGAGAGAATGAAGGAGCTACTTCAGGACCTGGGATATAGTGTAGAAGTCAAAAAAGAACTTTCATCAGTG GACATGGAGTCAGTGTTGAAGCAGTTTGCTGCCCGCCCAGAACACCAGTCCTCAGACAGCACCTTCCTCGTATTCATGTCTTATGGCACCACTGCTGGTATTTGTGGAATAAAACATAAACAGCTAGAACCAGATGTCCTGGCCAATGATACTATCTTTAGAATTTTCAATAATAGTAACTGTTCCAGATTGAGACATAAACCAAAGATTATCGTTATCCAGGAATGCCAAGAAG ggataatttcagAACAAGGTGCAATGGCAGCTTCTGCAGAAAGCTATAACCAATCTTCCAGCAATGACCCAAAGGGCTTTGAGAAGGATGCTGCTAGAAAAGAGCATGTGGAGAAGGATTTCATTTGTTTTCACTCTGTAACTCCAA ATGACATTTCCTTGGAAGATAATCAAGAAAGTTCCCTCTTCGTCACCCTACTCACTGATTGCTTCCAACAATATTCCTGGTGCTGTCATGTGGAAGATCTTTTCAAGAAG GTCCAGAAATCATTTGCAACATCACAAGTCCCTATCCAGATGCCCACCATTGAAAGGCAATCCATGACAAGATACTTTTACCTTTTCCCAGGAATTTGA
- the LOC123239005 gene encoding caspase-13-like isoform X1, with the protein MLPTEQKKDLWDVLKTSAKKIVKGVCDDLIEQEVFNKNEIKNMGKQLSSVKDKSEDLLKVVTHKSSQIGEIIAKRVLTSARQLQSGTQRADENLEPTENEGMSQAVTSLLSAPPAIQAAEYLNKVKLSPTEFYYELSEAKREEIYSVMEKGSRTRLALIICNTQFDHLNELNKAQFDIERMKELLQDLGYSVEVKKELSSVDMESVLKQFAARPEHQSSDSTFLVFMSYGTTAGICGIKHKQLEPDVLANDTIFRIFNNSNCSRLRHKPKIIVIQECQEGIISEQGAMAASAESYNQSSSNDPKGFEKDAARKEHVEKDFICFHSVTPNDISLEDNQESSLFVTLLTDCFQQYSWCCHVEDLFKKVQKSFATSQVPIQMPTIERQSMTRYFYLFPGI; encoded by the exons ATGCTTCCAACAGAACAAAAAAAGGATCTATGGGATGTGTTAAAGACTTCAGCCAAGAAAATAGTTAAAGGTGTTTGTGATGATTTAATTGAGCAAGAGgttttcaataaaaatgaaataaagaatatggGCAAACAATTATCATCAGTCAAGGACAAGAGTGAAGACTTGCTTAAGGTTGTCACTCATAAAAGTAGCCAAATTGGTGAAATTATTGCGAAAAGAGTATTGACATCTGCAAGACAACTGCAATCTG GAACTCAAAGAGCAGATGAAAATTTGGAGCCaacagaaaatgaagggatgtcccaGGCAGTGACTTCCCTCTTATCAG cACCTCCAGCTATCCAGGCTGCTGAATACCTTAACAAGGTCAAACTAAGTCCTACGGAATTCTACTATGAACTGAGTGAAGCAAAGAGGGAAGAG ATATATTCGGTTATGGAAAAAGGATCCCGAACACGCCTAGCCCTCATCATATGTAACACTCAATTTGACCACCTCAATGAGCTAAATAAGGCTCAGTTTGACATTGAGAGAATGAAGGAGCTACTTCAGGACCTGGGATATAGTGTAGAAGTCAAAAAAGAACTTTCATCAGTG GACATGGAGTCAGTGTTGAAGCAGTTTGCTGCCCGCCCAGAACACCAGTCCTCAGACAGCACCTTCCTCGTATTCATGTCTTATGGCACCACTGCTGGTATTTGTGGAATAAAACATAAACAGCTAGAACCAGATGTCCTGGCCAATGATACTATCTTTAGAATTTTCAATAATAGTAACTGTTCCAGATTGAGACATAAACCAAAGATTATCGTTATCCAGGAATGCCAAGAAG ggataatttcagAACAAGGTGCAATGGCAGCTTCTGCAGAAAGCTATAACCAATCTTCCAGCAATGACCCAAAGGGCTTTGAGAAGGATGCTGCTAGAAAAGAGCATGTGGAGAAGGATTTCATTTGTTTTCACTCTGTAACTCCAA ATGACATTTCCTTGGAAGATAATCAAGAAAGTTCCCTCTTCGTCACCCTACTCACTGATTGCTTCCAACAATATTCCTGGTGCTGTCATGTGGAAGATCTTTTCAAGAAG GTCCAGAAATCATTTGCAACATCACAAGTCCCTATCCAGATGCCCACCATTGAAAGGCAATCCATGACAAGATACTTTTACCTTTTCCCAGGAATTTGA